Proteins encoded together in one Variovorax paradoxus window:
- the cobU gene encoding bifunctional adenosylcobinamide kinase/adenosylcobinamide-phosphate guanylyltransferase — MPTTIAHEFILGGQKSGKSRHAEQCAIDWIAEAPAARRAVLIATAQPFDDEMRERITRHQADRARRVPAMRTVEEPVELARAIVSQSAPETLVVVDCLTLWLTNLLMPLRAEGAKPATRTPSAHLAMLLIALREARGPVVLVGNEIGLGVIPLGRETRAFVDTLGRMNQEVAAACHRVTLMAAGLPLTLKAPAA, encoded by the coding sequence ATGCCCACGACCATTGCGCATGAATTCATCCTTGGGGGCCAGAAGAGCGGCAAGTCGCGCCACGCCGAGCAGTGCGCCATCGACTGGATAGCCGAAGCCCCCGCTGCGCGGCGCGCCGTGCTGATAGCCACCGCGCAGCCATTCGATGACGAGATGCGCGAGCGCATCACGCGCCACCAGGCCGACCGCGCCAGGCGCGTCCCGGCCATGCGAACGGTGGAAGAGCCGGTAGAGCTGGCGCGCGCGATTGTTTCGCAGAGCGCGCCCGAAACGCTGGTGGTGGTCGATTGCCTCACGCTCTGGCTCACCAACCTGCTGATGCCGCTGCGCGCCGAGGGCGCAAAGCCGGCCACGCGCACGCCCTCGGCGCACCTCGCCATGCTGCTCATTGCGCTGCGCGAGGCGCGCGGGCCAGTGGTGCTGGTGGGCAACGAAATTGGCTTGGGCGTAATTCCGCTAGGGCGGGAAACGCGTGCGTTTGTCGATACGCTTGGCCGCATGAACCAGGAGGTGGCGGCCGCATGCCACCGTGTCACCCTGATGGCGGCCGGACTGCCGTTGACTTTGAAGGCGCCTGCCGCATGA
- a CDS encoding carbon-nitrogen hydrolase family protein has translation MPATVHPKLRVAAVQAAPVFLDLDGTIDKTIDLMAEAAGQGVKLIAFPETWVPGYPWWIWLDSPASGMQFVQRYHDNALVVGSGEFDRIRDAARKHRIWVSLGYSEKAAGSLYIAQALIDDQGNTVQTRRKLKPTHVERTVFGEGDGSDLAVAETAIGNIGSLSCWEHLQPLSKYAMYAQNEQIHCGAWPSFSLYRGAAFALGPELNNAASQVYAAEGQCFVVAPCATVSQAMSELMCTDAGKQQLLRVGGGFARIYAPDGSPLGTPLAEDQEGLVIADIDLGMIALAKAAADPSGHYSRPDVTQLLLNKTRREPVVLQRAPEVEGGAFEAIVATPEPGAAARQQLAA, from the coding sequence ATGCCCGCCACCGTTCATCCCAAGCTTCGCGTTGCCGCCGTGCAGGCCGCGCCAGTGTTCCTCGATCTCGACGGCACGATCGACAAGACCATCGACCTCATGGCCGAGGCGGCCGGCCAGGGCGTGAAGCTCATCGCCTTTCCTGAAACCTGGGTGCCGGGCTACCCCTGGTGGATCTGGCTCGACTCGCCGGCCTCGGGCATGCAGTTTGTGCAGCGCTATCACGACAACGCGCTGGTCGTCGGCTCGGGCGAGTTCGACCGCATTCGGGATGCCGCGCGCAAACACAGGATCTGGGTTTCGCTGGGCTACAGCGAAAAGGCCGCCGGCAGCCTCTACATTGCGCAGGCACTGATCGACGACCAGGGCAACACCGTGCAGACACGCCGCAAGCTCAAGCCCACCCACGTGGAGCGCACCGTGTTCGGCGAAGGCGACGGCTCCGACCTTGCCGTGGCTGAAACAGCCATCGGCAACATCGGGTCGCTCTCGTGCTGGGAGCACCTGCAGCCGCTCAGCAAGTACGCGATGTATGCGCAGAACGAGCAGATCCACTGCGGCGCATGGCCCAGCTTCTCGCTCTACCGCGGCGCGGCCTTCGCCCTTGGCCCCGAGCTCAACAATGCGGCCAGCCAGGTGTATGCGGCGGAGGGCCAGTGCTTCGTCGTCGCGCCCTGCGCCACGGTTTCGCAGGCCATGAGCGAGCTGATGTGCACCGATGCCGGCAAGCAGCAGTTGCTGCGTGTGGGCGGCGGCTTTGCACGCATCTACGCGCCCGACGGCTCACCGCTTGGGACGCCCCTGGCCGAGGACCAGGAAGGCTTGGTGATTGCCGACATCGACCTTGGAATGATTGCGCTCGCCAAGGCGGCGGCCGACCCCAGCGGCCACTACTCACGCCCCGACGTGACGCAGTTGCTGCTGAACAAGACGCGGCGCGAACCGGTGGTGCTGCAGCGTGCGCCCGAGGTCGAAGGCGGCGCCTTCGAAGCCATCGTCGCCACGCCCGAGCCGGGCGCCGCGGCGCGCCAGCAGTTGGCCGCCTGA
- a CDS encoding cell division protein ZapA: MKQIEVQIMGQSYLLGCPEGGEAQLRDAVDRVDAAMCKIRDAGKVKARDRIAVLASLNLAFDLAAQQAAAAAAPAPAATSVATASEASAGEDDAKAAQLIQKLDQALAGDDHLL; the protein is encoded by the coding sequence ATGAAGCAGATTGAAGTTCAGATCATGGGCCAGAGCTACCTGCTCGGCTGCCCCGAGGGCGGCGAGGCGCAGTTGCGCGACGCCGTCGACCGCGTGGACGCCGCCATGTGCAAGATCCGCGATGCGGGCAAGGTAAAGGCGCGCGACCGCATTGCGGTGCTCGCGTCGCTCAACCTGGCCTTCGACCTGGCGGCGCAGCAGGCTGCCGCCGCGGCAGCGCCGGCGCCTGCAGCCACTTCCGTTGCCACGGCATCGGAGGCAAGCGCCGGCGAGGACGACGCCAAGGCCGCCCAGCTCATTCAGAAACTCGATCAAGCCCTTGCGGGCGATGACCATTTACTCTGA
- a CDS encoding TonB-dependent receptor domain-containing protein, whose protein sequence is MISCVSVSLGRVSTRRRLACLPLALASAFGGLALIQLPSAAHAQQEAPTLGETVVTANRTPQPLSDLVGDVSIVDRQTIERSGAVGVADVLARLPGIEITRNGGLGSTTSLFIRGADTRFTAVYIDGVRVDSQSTGGAGWEGIPLAQIDRIEVLRGPAAAVYGSDAVGGVIQLFTRRGEEGVAPYAGVGFGSHGLRKAEAGVSGKSGALDYSLGVAHEESKGFNALPIEKRTPSRDGLTNPDRDGYRNDSGNLRLGYQFTPGQRLEATLLFSDTEAGYDSPVSTRTRPPILFSNDVSQNTLRTAGLSWSAKWNDIYSTRVQITDSQAAYKTQPSFYRTETHLRGYLFQNEFRFGSHLVTATLERREDALENAPTTFTDLLSRKRSQDAVSLGYGFVQGAHSLQLHVRHDDDSEFGGKTTGSAAYGYAITPKLRATVSAGTAFRAPTLYQRFSEYGAPDLKPESSRNVELGLRYADGDTHAGIVVYRNRVNDLIVFDGAATGCGSGFGCYASTARARYQGITLSGGHRIGDVTLRASVDFQDPRDLETDNLLARRARRHGTLGADWRIAGWTLGAEVQSSSKRYDDAANTRTLSGYTVLNLVASTQITRDIGLVARVDNVGDKDYTLARGYATGGRNAYIGLKWTPR, encoded by the coding sequence ATGATTTCCTGCGTTTCCGTTTCCCTCGGCCGTGTTTCCACGCGCCGCCGCCTTGCCTGCCTGCCGCTCGCGCTGGCCTCCGCTTTCGGCGGCCTGGCGCTGATCCAGCTGCCTTCGGCGGCGCATGCCCAGCAAGAGGCGCCCACCCTCGGCGAAACCGTGGTCACGGCCAACCGCACGCCGCAGCCGCTTTCAGACCTGGTGGGCGACGTGTCCATCGTCGACCGCCAGACCATCGAGCGCAGCGGCGCTGTGGGCGTGGCCGACGTGCTGGCGCGCCTGCCCGGCATCGAGATCACGCGCAATGGCGGCCTGGGCAGCACCACCAGCCTGTTCATCCGCGGCGCAGACACGCGTTTCACCGCCGTGTACATCGACGGCGTGCGTGTCGATTCGCAATCGACCGGCGGCGCCGGCTGGGAGGGGATTCCGCTTGCGCAGATCGACCGCATCGAAGTGCTGCGCGGCCCCGCCGCGGCGGTGTACGGCTCCGACGCAGTGGGTGGCGTGATCCAGCTCTTCACCCGCCGCGGCGAAGAAGGCGTGGCGCCGTATGCAGGTGTCGGCTTTGGCAGCCATGGCCTTCGCAAGGCAGAAGCGGGCGTGAGCGGAAAATCGGGCGCACTCGACTATTCGCTGGGCGTTGCACATGAAGAGAGCAAGGGCTTCAATGCGCTGCCCATCGAAAAGCGCACGCCTTCCAGGGACGGCCTGACGAACCCCGATCGCGACGGGTACCGCAACGACTCCGGCAACCTGCGGCTCGGCTATCAGTTCACCCCCGGCCAGCGGCTGGAGGCCACGCTGCTCTTCAGCGACACCGAAGCGGGCTACGACTCCCCGGTCAGCACCCGGACCCGGCCGCCGATCCTGTTTTCGAATGACGTTTCGCAAAACACGCTGCGCACGGCCGGGCTTTCGTGGTCCGCCAAGTGGAACGACATCTACAGCACGCGCGTGCAGATTACCGATTCGCAGGCGGCCTACAAGACGCAGCCTTCGTTCTACCGCACCGAAACGCATCTTCGCGGCTACCTGTTCCAGAACGAGTTCCGCTTCGGCTCGCACCTTGTGACCGCGACGCTCGAACGGCGCGAAGATGCGCTCGAGAATGCGCCGACCACCTTCACAGACCTCCTTTCGCGCAAGCGCTCGCAAGATGCGGTTTCGCTGGGCTACGGATTCGTGCAGGGCGCGCACTCGCTGCAGCTGCATGTGCGCCACGACGACGACAGCGAGTTCGGCGGCAAGACCACCGGCAGCGCCGCCTACGGCTACGCCATCACGCCCAAGCTGCGTGCCACCGTCTCGGCCGGCACGGCATTTCGCGCGCCCACGCTGTACCAGCGCTTCAGCGAATACGGCGCTCCCGATCTCAAGCCCGAGTCGAGCCGCAACGTCGAACTGGGCCTGCGGTATGCCGACGGCGACACGCATGCGGGCATCGTCGTGTACCGCAACCGAGTCAACGACCTGATCGTGTTTGACGGCGCCGCCACGGGCTGCGGCTCTGGCTTTGGCTGCTATGCCAGCACTGCGCGTGCGCGTTACCAGGGCATTACCTTGTCGGGCGGCCACCGCATCGGCGACGTGACGCTGCGCGCATCGGTGGACTTCCAGGATCCGCGCGACCTGGAAACCGACAACCTGCTTGCACGCCGTGCGCGCCGCCATGGCACCCTGGGCGCCGACTGGCGCATCGCCGGCTGGACGCTGGGTGCCGAAGTGCAATCGTCGAGCAAGCGCTACGACGATGCGGCCAACACCCGCACGCTGAGCGGCTACACCGTGTTGAACCTGGTCGCCAGCACGCAGATCACGCGCGACATCGGGCTGGTGGCTCGCGTCGACAATGTGGGCGACAAGGACTACACGCTGGCGCGCGGCTATGCCACCGGCGGCCGCAACGCCTATATTGGCCTTAAGTGGACGCCGCGATAG
- a CDS encoding sulfite exporter TauE/SafE family protein codes for MNSLLDPLLIAELAALGLGTGFLAGLLGIGGGMLMVPFITIIMGHRGVASDLAVKMAIATSMATIIFTSVSSVRAHHKRGAVRWDIVRRLAPGIVIGSLLGSLGVFSLLKGTVLAIVFALFVGFSATQMFLDRKPKPTRQMPGTAGQLSAGGAIGFISGLVGAGGGFVSVPFMTWCNISIHNAVATSAALGFPIAVANVLGYVVSGQSVQGLPAGSFGYIWLPALAVIAVCSVLTAPLGAKAAHNLPVKKLKRVFASILYLLAAYMLWKGLQG; via the coding sequence GTGAACTCCCTGCTCGACCCCCTCCTGATCGCCGAATTGGCCGCACTCGGCCTGGGCACCGGTTTTCTGGCGGGCTTGCTCGGCATCGGGGGCGGAATGCTCATGGTGCCGTTCATCACGATCATCATGGGGCACCGCGGGGTTGCTTCCGATCTTGCAGTGAAGATGGCCATTGCCACCTCGATGGCAACGATCATCTTCACCTCGGTGTCCAGCGTGCGCGCGCATCACAAGCGCGGCGCGGTTCGCTGGGACATCGTGCGGCGCCTGGCGCCCGGCATCGTCATCGGCAGCCTGCTTGGCAGCCTGGGCGTGTTCTCGCTGCTCAAGGGCACGGTGCTGGCCATCGTGTTCGCGCTGTTCGTGGGCTTCTCGGCAACGCAGATGTTTCTTGACCGCAAGCCCAAGCCCACGCGCCAGATGCCGGGCACGGCGGGCCAGCTTTCGGCGGGCGGCGCCATCGGCTTCATCTCGGGCCTGGTGGGTGCGGGCGGCGGCTTCGTCAGCGTGCCGTTCATGACCTGGTGCAATATCTCGATCCACAACGCCGTGGCCACCAGCGCCGCACTCGGCTTTCCGATTGCGGTGGCCAACGTGCTGGGTTATGTGGTGAGCGGCCAATCGGTGCAAGGGCTTCCGGCCGGTTCGTTCGGCTACATCTGGCTGCCCGCTCTCGCGGTCATTGCGGTGTGCAGCGTGCTCACCGCGCCGCTGGGTGCCAAGGCAGCGCACAACCTGCCGGTGAAAAAGCTCAAGCGCGTGTTCGCGAGCATCCTGTACCTGCTTGCCGCCTACATGCTCTGGAAGGGCCTGCAGGGCTGA
- a CDS encoding DUF904 domain-containing protein: protein MPASSPIDQIAERVERLLVRHEEVQRTNALLQEQVEALTRERDALKSRLAAARTRLDALLERLPAEPPSEDSPA from the coding sequence ATGCCCGCTTCCAGCCCCATCGACCAGATCGCCGAGCGTGTGGAACGCCTGCTCGTGCGTCATGAAGAGGTGCAGCGCACCAATGCGCTGCTGCAGGAGCAGGTCGAAGCGCTCACGCGCGAGCGCGATGCGCTGAAGTCGCGGCTTGCCGCGGCGCGCACCCGCCTCGACGCACTGCTCGAGCGGCTGCCGGCCGAACCACCTTCCGAAGATTCCCCCGCATGA
- a CDS encoding helix-turn-helix domain-containing protein, whose translation MNQLLSTEAVPRNQRLAYWTDMICNVYVQLGCDAVQDGAAGAFEGSIRQHTLPSLDVSVVKSGPQRVMRTPGHISRSGDDYFLVSIQARGQGVVRQDGRDAVLAAGDFALYDSTRPYELLFDNAFEQIVLKLPGERLRSELHDTQALTATTVSGREGAGHLLLGMIRTLREDIDTLQPASALAVANGVQSILVAGLQTLPAARAPGLSNLTAYHLARVKRRIDEQLADPSLSMGTLAAELGVSASHIHRIFKSEPLTPSQYIWERRLEACSRDLLEPRLAGRPVADIAYGRGFNDAAHFSRAFRERFGCSPREWRQQRIQQQ comes from the coding sequence ATGAATCAGTTGCTCAGCACCGAAGCCGTTCCGCGCAACCAGCGGCTCGCCTACTGGACGGACATGATCTGCAACGTGTACGTGCAGCTTGGGTGCGATGCGGTGCAAGACGGTGCCGCGGGCGCTTTCGAGGGCAGCATCCGCCAGCACACGCTGCCGAGCCTCGATGTGTCGGTGGTCAAGTCGGGCCCGCAGAGGGTCATGCGCACGCCGGGGCACATTTCGCGGTCGGGCGACGACTATTTCCTGGTCAGCATCCAGGCGCGTGGCCAGGGCGTGGTGCGCCAGGACGGGCGAGACGCCGTGCTGGCGGCGGGCGACTTTGCGCTGTACGACAGCACCCGGCCCTATGAATTGCTGTTCGACAACGCTTTCGAGCAGATCGTGCTCAAGCTGCCCGGCGAGCGCCTGCGCAGCGAACTGCACGACACCCAAGCATTGACGGCCACCACCGTGTCGGGGCGCGAGGGCGCAGGGCACCTGCTTCTGGGAATGATCCGCACACTGCGCGAGGACATCGACACCTTGCAGCCCGCCTCGGCACTTGCGGTGGCCAACGGGGTGCAGAGCATTCTGGTTGCGGGCTTGCAAACGCTGCCCGCGGCGCGCGCGCCGGGCCTCAGCAACCTCACGGCCTACCACTTGGCCCGCGTAAAGCGCCGCATCGACGAACAGTTGGCGGACCCGTCGCTTTCGATGGGGACCCTCGCGGCAGAACTGGGCGTTTCAGCAAGCCACATTCACCGCATTTTCAAGAGCGAGCCGCTCACGCCTTCGCAGTACATCTGGGAGCGCCGGCTCGAAGCGTGCAGCCGCGACCTGCTCGAGCCGCGCCTTGCCGGCCGGCCGGTGGCCGACATTGCCTATGGCCGCGGCTTCAACGATGCGGCGCACTTCAGCCGCGCATTCCGCGAACGCTTCGGCTGCTCGCCGCGCGAGTGGCGGCAGCAACGTATTCAACAGCAATAA
- a CDS encoding universal stress protein, with translation MKILIAVDGSAYTQKALNYLLANRAMFVDGHELVIVHVCTGVHGHVARHLSKQVVDDYYAEESAKVLDPVKALLAQNNVGNFTIDKRHGHAAEEILKSAAATHAQLIVLGTHGHGIFGRALMGSVATKVISETDTSVLLVQ, from the coding sequence ATGAAAATCCTCATCGCAGTCGACGGCAGCGCCTACACGCAGAAGGCGCTCAACTACCTGCTCGCCAACCGCGCCATGTTCGTGGACGGACATGAGCTGGTCATCGTGCATGTGTGCACCGGCGTACACGGCCACGTGGCACGCCACCTCAGCAAACAGGTGGTCGATGACTACTACGCCGAAGAAAGCGCCAAGGTGCTCGACCCGGTGAAGGCATTGCTCGCGCAGAACAACGTGGGCAACTTCACCATCGACAAGCGCCACGGCCACGCGGCCGAGGAAATCCTCAAGTCGGCAGCGGCCACGCATGCCCAGCTGATCGTGCTCGGCACCCATGGCCACGGCATTTTCGGCCGCGCGCTGATGGGCTCGGTAGCCACGAAGGTCATTTCCGAAACCGACACCTCGGTGCTGCTGGTGCAGTAA